A DNA window from Equus przewalskii isolate Varuska chromosome 12, EquPr2, whole genome shotgun sequence contains the following coding sequences:
- the ANTKMT gene encoding adenine nucleotide translocase lysine N-methyltransferase, whose amino-acid sequence MEQDDPAEALTELRERRPGAWELLQVAAGSGLAAYAVWALLLQPGFRRVPLRLQVPYVGASARQVEHVLSLLRGRPGKMVDLGSGDGRIVLAAHRCGLRPAVGYELNPWLVGLARLHAWRAGCADSVCYRREDLWKVNLRDCHNVSVFLAPSVLPLLEDKLQAELPTGARVVSGRFPLPTWQPVAVVGEGLDRVWAYDIHRGGPVGQAASGPGSASVPGVPGSHAG is encoded by the exons ATGGAGCAGGACGACCCGGCCGAGGCGCTGACGGAGCTGCGCGAGCGGCGGCCGGGCGCGTGGGAGCTGCTGCAGGTGGCGGCGGGCTCGGGCCTGGCCGCCTACGCCGTGTGGGCGCTGCTGCTGCAGCCCGGCTTCCGCCGCGTGCCGCTGCGGCTGCAG GTGCCCTACGTCGGTGCAAGCGCGCGGCAGGTGGAGCACGTGTTGTCGCTGCTGCGAGGCCGTCCTGGAAAGATGGTGGACCTGGGCTCTGGCGATGGCAGGATC GTGCTGGCAGCCCACCGATGTGGTCTCCGTCCGGCTGTGGGCTACGAGCTGAATCCCTGGCTGGTGGGGCTGGCGCGGCTGCACGCCTGGAGGGCCGGCTGTGCCGACAGTGTCTGCTACCGCCGAGAGGACCTCTGGAAG GTGAACCTGAGGGACTGCCACAATGTGTCTGTGTTCCTGGCCCCCAGCGTG CTCCCTCTGCTGGAGGACAAGCTGCAGGCGGAGCTGCCCACAGGGGCCCGCGTGGTGTCCGGGCgctttcccctccccacctggcAGCCTGTCGCTGTGGTGGGTGAGGGCCTGGACCGTGTCTGGGCCTATGACATCCATCGTGGGGGGCCAGTTGGGCAGGCTGCCTCAGGACCCGGTTCTGCCTCAGTCCCCGGGGTCCCTGGTTCTCATGCTGGCTGA
- the METRN gene encoding meteorin has product MPSPALLCALCCGLLAAAARAGYSEDRCRWRGSGLTQEPGSVGQLALACAEGAIEWLYPAGALRLTLGGPDWGARPRIACLRPARPFSGAQVFAERAGGALELLLAEGPGPAGGLCVRWGPRERQALFLQATPHPDISRRVASFRFELREDRLPELPQQAHGLGTDGACRPCSHAELLLAACTSDFVIHGTIHGVAHDTELQESVITVAAARVLRQTLPLFQVGGSGGQVEASIRTPLRCGVRPGPGTFVFMGWSRFGEAWLGCAPRFQEFSRAYSAAHANHRHPCEVALD; this is encoded by the exons ATGCCTTCGCCTGCGCTGCtctgcgcgctctgctgcggcctCTTGGCGGCGGCCGCCCGCGCCGGCTACTCGGAGGACCGCTGCCGCTGGAGGGGCAG CGGCCTGACCCAGGAGCCCGGCAGCGTGGGGCAGCTGGCCCTGGCCTGTGCGGAGGGCGCGATCGAGTGGCTGTACCCGGCCGGGGCGCTGCGCCTGACCCTGGGCGGCCCCGACTGGGGCGCGCGGCCCCGCATCGCCTGCTTGCGCCCGGCGCGGCCCTTCTCGGGCGCCCAGGTCTTCGCTGAGCGGGCGGGCGGCGCCCTGGAGCTGCTGCTGGCCGAGGGCCCAGGCCCGGCCGGGGGCCTGTGCGTGCGCTGGGGTCCCCGCGAGCGCCAGGCCCTCTTCCTGCAGGCCACCCCGCACCCCGACATCAGCCGCCGCGTGGCCTCCTTCCGCTTTGAACTGCGCGAGGACCGGCTTCCAGAGCTGCCTCAGCAAGCCCATGGCCTTGGCACGGATG GTGCCTGCAGGCCCTGCAGCCATGCCGAGCTCCTCCTGGCCGCGTGCACCAGTGACTTTG TGATCCACGGGACCATCCACGGGGTTGCCCACGACACAGAGCTGCAGGAATCTGTCATCACCGTGGCAGCTGCCCGTGTCCTCCGCCAGACACTGCCGCTGTTCCAGGTGGGGGGCTCTGGGGGCCAGGTGGAGGCCTCCATTCGCACCCCTCTGCGCTGTGGCGTCCGCCCTGGCCCTGGCACCTTCGTCTTCATGGGCTGGAGCCGCTTCGGTGAGGCCTGGCTGGGCTGTGCACCGCGCTTCCAGGAATTCAGCCGGGCCTACTCAGCTGCCCACGCCAACCACCGCCACCCCTGTGAGGTGGCGCTAGACTGA